The genomic window GCCGATTTTGTTGAGCCAGTGGCGACTCCACAGCTATTTCAATGGGCACATTCAGGTTTAGTTGCTCCACAGGTAACAGCTCGAAACACTCCTCAGCGTTTTGAAGTACAGGATCTGCCTGAAGCTCGATCGGCGACTCCAGTCGCGATTGGTGCAAGCCTAGAACCGGAACTGGAGGCGGCATCAGGGGATTGAAGATGACTTTGGCCGTCTTGTTTGGTGGTTCTGGCAAAGGAGCTAAACGCAGCAATGTGCGATCCCCCTCCAGCACGAAGATTTCTTTGCCACTGACGCAGAAATCAAGGATCTTCCGGAATCCTCGTGCAACGGCTTCCACTTTGAGTCGATCCAAGTTGAGTATGTACAGGGTGGCATCATCGTGTGTTACCAGTAGTGAGTCGTGGCCATCGTACAGGAATAGTTGCCGGAAGTTGCTGCTGGCCACATAGCCCACATTGCCATCTCCTAGTCCAGCAGGCTTACTGGAAGATGTGGATGCAGTCGTGTTGTGGGTTGTGGACGGCTCACTGCGCTGCTTGGGGTTTAGAATAGGTATTTCCCAGGTGGGACTGCGCAGAACGGCATCTCTAAATAGCACGGTTTTGGACACGTTTCCCGCAGCGTCTGCCACCCAGAAGCGCAGGCCAGGACGTCCGCAGACTAGTTGCGGCTTGTTTGATTCTTGTTTCTTCAGAAAAATTGCCCCACAGTCGATGAGCTGTTTGCGATCCTTCTTTCCCACCTGGGTGATGTTCCACTGCGAGGTGTGGACGTCTAGCTGGCATACGATGCAACGGTAAAGGGTGGCCACCAGTAGGTGGCTCTGCTGCACGCTAAGCTGCACGATCTCGTACGCTTCGCTTAAAATCTCCACCGATTTGCTAAGGTGCTGTATTCAACGGTCACAATAAGGAATTGaatgattttaatatataaacgATTGGTTCTTACCGCCTGGTAATCAAACTCCGTAAGCACCACCACTCCCTGGCGATCTCCGGTGTAGAGCTTCATCCCGTTTTTGGACCACTCGCAGCAGCTCACCACGCACTTGTGCAGATCCCGGATAGTGTACCGCTCGATGGGCCGACTCTTGGTGCAAGGAGCCACCAAGTCGAGGTCTCGTGGGAGCTCCTTCTGTATCTGGAAGATGCTCACCTGCCCGTTGACGCACCCAGCCGCAACCATATACTCCACGGAGTTGACAACCCTAACGCATGTAATCCGAGTGGCCACCTGGAAGGGGACGGGGACGTTGAGTTAATGGGGGAATCACACGCACGCCCGGGGAACGAGAATGAGTCATCACATACCTCCGCCTTCAGCTTCTGCATCTTGCCCGTGTGGCGATTGTACCAGAACACGATGCCCGCGTCGCTGCCCATGGCCAGGAACTCCTCGGTGGCGTCCACACAGGTCAGGTTGAGATTCGCCGGAAAGAATCCGCGCTGCAGACGCGCCGGAATTCGATCAATGACCTCCGTTAGCGGCGCCCACTCCCTGATGGAGCACAACTCCTTGCTGCTGGCCATGTCCTTGCTGGGGAAATTGCGTCTCAGGACGGGGATTCCGGGATTTCGCAGTTCACTCCTTTTATCGGTGATTCCTTTTTGCTCCGGCTCAACacaacaatcaacaaaatcGAGCTGCTGGCATCTGGCAACGCCCGCTAGATATTTAAAAGCAGGCACCTCTGTTGGGCGGGccatttgaaaatattaaaatattaacacaTTGAATACATTGCCCGCAGAAAGGTAAAAAATAacgcatataaatttaatgtaGTTTTATTGAAATGTCTACATCTAACGCCTAACTAAAATCTTATATCCGGCTCATTGGTTCGATGATAACCCTACTCATTATTAATAGGTTGACCAAGTTAGCTCAAAAcggatttttaaatttaccgCCAAACGTTCTGTTCTTTCATAATCGGGGCACCTGGCAGCCCTGAAAATCAGCTGTT from Drosophila yakuba strain Tai18E2 chromosome 2L, Prin_Dyak_Tai18E2_2.1, whole genome shotgun sequence includes these protein-coding regions:
- the LOC6528425 gene encoding WD repeat-containing protein CG11141, whose amino-acid sequence is MASSKELCSIREWAPLTEVIDRIPARLQRGFFPANLNLTCVDATEEFLAMGSDAGIVFWYNRHTGKMQKLKAEVATRITCVRVVNSVEYMVAAGCVNGQVSIFQIQKELPRDLDLVAPCTKSRPIERYTIRDLHKCVVSCCEWSKNGMKLYTGDRQGVVVLTEFDYQAHLSKSVEILSEAYEIVQLSVQQSHLLVATLYRCIVCQLDVHTSQWNITQVGKKDRKQLIDCGAIFLKKQESNKPQLVCGRPGLRFWVADAAGNVSKTVLFRDAVLRSPTWEIPILNPKQRSEPSTTHNTTASTSSSKPAGLGDGNVGYVASSNFRQLFLYDGHDSLLVTHDDATLYILNLDRLKVEAVARGFRKILDFCVSGKEIFVLEGDRTLLRLAPLPEPPNKTAKVIFNPLMPPPVPVLGLHQSRLESPIELQADPVLQNAEECFELLPVEQLNLNVPIEIAVESPLAQQNRRLEIFRRIGEMDFEQSIVHTTRKTSVGKPPEVSGSGIVEIGHETHELRLPLTNAATLMEASYCQMENNGLASPLDMKAAYLQHLPDALSPTTLQKTVAEKAKTLAAELDLPEVHLAPLSQEELHAVQVQTSQLSDPLIRCYPTHLEEASVQTSSKKSPANPADDYHVGEPVDGIRSFDVSKRKMAPLKFVLSQPKPTLKLEENREEEEYTSFLPDFRRAGDPLCKETPATRDSNTSSEWEFLDN